One genomic segment of Hordeum vulgare subsp. vulgare chromosome 2H, MorexV3_pseudomolecules_assembly, whole genome shotgun sequence includes these proteins:
- the LOC123430528 gene encoding uncharacterized protein LOC123430528: MSLSEKLEAARIALGKRKERELQQLGPAPAPAPTKAAELSAKPARAGNNNNNKLLAGNLAHEFLTHGTLLGRRIEPSHHHHPPAPAAPRPEPEPKRRYAELSWLLMTNGAHIPGVVNPTQLGRWLQIKE; the protein is encoded by the coding sequence ATGTCGCTGAGCGAGAAGCTGGAAGCGGCGCGTATCGCACTGGGCAAGCGCAAGGAGCGGGAGCTGCAGCAGCTGGGCCCCGCCCCGGCCCCGGCCCCAACTAAAGCCGCCGAGCTGTCCGCCAAGCCGGCTCGggccggcaacaacaacaacaacaagctgcTGGCCGGGAACCTGGCCCACGAGTTCCTGACCCACGGCACGCTCCTGGGCCGCCGGATCGAGCcgagccaccaccaccaccctccCGCCCCCGCGGCCCCGCGGCCCGAGCCCGAGCCGAAGAGGAGGTACGCCGAGCTGTCCTGGCTGCTGATGACCAACGGGGCCCACATCCCCGGCGTCGTCAACCCCACGCAGCTCGGCCGCTGGCTGCAGATAAAGGAGTGA